In Sediminitomix flava, the following proteins share a genomic window:
- the kdsA gene encoding 3-deoxy-8-phosphooctulonate synthase produces the protein MTLYEKLQQAPFIISGPCVIEGEDLIMRQAEYLKELMERLGITYIFKASFDKANRTSVDSFRGPGLEEGLRILEKVKTTFDLPLTTDIHEPNQAAPVGEVVDILQIPAFLCRQTDLLLRAGETGKIVNIKKAQFLSGKDMIHPAKKVETTGNKQVMLTERGNSYGNNDLVVDFRNVIDMQEHGYPVVMDVTHSCQKPGGAGGKSGGNSEYAPFFANAAAAVGVRGFFFETHENPAVAKSDGPNMIKLDEFEGVLNRLQKHFV, from the coding sequence ATGACATTATACGAAAAACTTCAACAAGCACCATTTATCATTTCTGGTCCTTGTGTAATTGAGGGTGAAGACCTCATCATGCGTCAAGCAGAGTATTTGAAAGAGCTGATGGAGCGTTTGGGTATTACGTATATCTTCAAGGCTTCTTTCGACAAAGCAAACCGTACTTCTGTAGACTCTTTCCGAGGCCCAGGACTAGAAGAAGGTCTTCGTATCTTGGAGAAAGTAAAAACAACTTTTGATCTACCACTTACTACGGATATTCATGAGCCTAATCAGGCTGCTCCTGTAGGAGAAGTAGTAGATATTCTTCAGATTCCAGCATTCTTGTGTCGTCAAACAGACTTATTGCTTAGAGCTGGAGAAACAGGGAAAATCGTAAATATCAAGAAAGCACAGTTTCTTTCGGGTAAAGACATGATTCACCCTGCAAAGAAGGTTGAGACAACTGGAAACAAACAAGTAATGCTTACAGAAAGAGGAAACTCTTATGGTAACAATGATTTGGTTGTTGATTTCAGAAATGTAATTGATATGCAAGAGCATGGTTACCCTGTAGTGATGGATGTAACTCACTCATGTCAGAAACCAGGTGGAGCAGGAGGTAAAAGTGGTGGTAATAGCGAATATGCACCGTTCTTTGCCAATGCAGCAGCTGCAGTAGGGGTAAGAGGATTCTTCTTCGAAACTCACGAAAACCCAGCAGTGGCAAAGTCTGATGGACCAAACATGATTAAATTGGATGAATTTGAAGGTGTATTGAATAGATTACAGAAGCATTTCGTTTAA
- a CDS encoding response regulator: MTSNNQSMVILYADDDPEDRMLIQEAFEEIGTDKIDLHFVEDGEDLMHYLNHEGQFSDTEQFPVPDLILLDLNMPKKDGREALKEIKDSDALRHIPVVVLTTSNAEEDIQSSYSLGVSSFITKPVSFGALVETVKTLGKYWFEIVQLPQ, from the coding sequence ATGACATCTAATAATCAATCGATGGTAATTTTGTACGCAGATGATGATCCAGAGGATCGCATGCTGATACAAGAAGCTTTTGAGGAAATTGGTACTGATAAAATTGACTTGCACTTTGTTGAGGATGGTGAAGATCTTATGCACTATTTAAACCACGAAGGTCAGTTCTCCGACACAGAACAATTTCCTGTGCCAGATCTAATCTTATTGGATTTGAATATGCCTAAGAAAGATGGTCGTGAAGCCTTAAAAGAAATTAAGGATTCTGACGCTCTTCGTCACATCCCTGTAGTCGTGCTTACTACATCCAATGCAGAAGAAGATATTCAATCTTCATATAGCTTAGGTGTTAGTTCATTTATCACAAAACCTGTCAGTTTTGGTGCACTAGTAGAAACCGTTAAAACACTCGGAAAATACTGGTTCGAAATCGTACAACTACCTCAATAA
- a CDS encoding sensor histidine kinase has translation MDKNSEYNKSFEIFEKNGNALIRAIFESSAEGILIVNKDGQIIMANSQSEKMFGYTPGELPGRSVDDLVPSVLRKHHSGHRKRFHQTPTQRPMGSGRDFPAQRKDGSFFSVEISLNHANLEGEMFVMAFITDITERKKFEYQVLKNKELLWYFVKHTPAAVAMLDHKLRYLVVSSRWVEDYELSSDIIGHYHSEYFPDFEEKWEPHFKKCLEGEIVTGDEDEIRYAGDKRTWIRWEAHPWREDNGHIGGLIMFSENITERKRSQDALRKSETKLKQYTRELERSNRELQDFAYISSHDLQEPLRKIRAFGDRISQKEKENLSPRGQDYLDRMQNSAERMQKLINDLLAFSRVSSRAKPFKRLNLSTILNDVLSDLEILIEKTNAIIEVSDLPYWEGDDTQLRQLFQNLISNAIKFRKADLDPKIIISHQLIREGGMERLEISVEDNGIGFDEKHNEKIFQIFQRLEGRKYEGSGIGLAICKRIAQRHGGDIKACSELGKGSRFVITLEQISSDNKD, from the coding sequence ATGGACAAGAATTCTGAGTATAATAAATCTTTCGAAATTTTTGAAAAAAATGGTAATGCCTTGATCAGAGCGATCTTTGAGTCTTCAGCAGAAGGTATCTTGATCGTGAACAAGGATGGGCAAATTATCATGGCCAATTCTCAAAGTGAAAAGATGTTTGGTTATACTCCTGGAGAACTACCTGGTAGATCTGTAGATGATCTTGTTCCATCCGTATTGAGAAAGCATCATTCTGGTCATCGTAAACGCTTTCATCAAACCCCTACTCAACGTCCGATGGGTTCTGGTAGAGATTTCCCTGCCCAAAGGAAAGATGGCTCGTTCTTTTCCGTAGAAATCAGTCTAAATCACGCCAATCTTGAAGGTGAAATGTTTGTGATGGCTTTCATCACGGATATCACCGAAAGAAAGAAGTTTGAGTATCAGGTACTAAAGAATAAAGAATTGCTTTGGTACTTCGTAAAACATACTCCAGCGGCGGTAGCCATGCTTGATCATAAGCTCCGCTACCTAGTCGTTAGTTCTAGGTGGGTGGAAGATTATGAATTGTCTTCAGACATTATTGGCCATTATCACAGTGAATACTTCCCCGACTTTGAAGAAAAGTGGGAACCGCATTTTAAGAAATGTTTGGAGGGAGAAATTGTGACTGGTGATGAAGATGAAATCCGTTATGCAGGAGACAAACGTACTTGGATTCGATGGGAAGCACACCCGTGGAGAGAAGACAACGGACACATAGGCGGACTGATCATGTTTTCAGAAAATATCACTGAACGAAAACGTTCGCAAGACGCATTACGTAAAAGTGAAACAAAGCTGAAACAATATACGCGTGAGTTAGAACGAAGCAACAGAGAGTTGCAAGATTTTGCTTATATTAGTTCACACGATTTACAAGAGCCTCTAAGAAAAATTAGAGCATTTGGAGATCGTATTAGTCAGAAAGAAAAAGAGAACCTTTCACCAAGAGGACAAGACTACTTGGACAGAATGCAAAACTCGGCTGAGCGTATGCAAAAGCTCATCAATGACTTGTTGGCATTCTCAAGAGTTTCCTCAAGGGCAAAACCTTTCAAGAGATTAAACTTGAGTACTATCTTGAATGATGTACTTAGTGACCTTGAAATTCTGATTGAGAAAACGAACGCTATCATTGAAGTTTCTGACCTTCCGTATTGGGAAGGAGATGACACACAACTTCGTCAACTGTTCCAAAACTTGATAAGTAACGCCATCAAGTTCAGAAAAGCAGACCTTGACCCTAAGATTATCATCTCTCATCAGCTAATCAGAGAAGGGGGTATGGAAAGGCTTGAGATTTCCGTAGAAGACAACGGAATTGGCTTTGACGAAAAACACAACGAGAAAATCTTCCAGATTTTTCAAAGGCTGGAAGGTCGAAAATATGAAGGCTCAGGTATCGGATTGGCCATTTGTAAACGCATTGCGCAACGACATGGCGGCGATATTAAAGCTTGTAGTGAATTAGGTAAAGGATCAAGATTTGTTATTACGCTAGAACAAATCAGTTCAGATAATAAAGACTAG
- a CDS encoding ABC transporter ATP-binding protein, protein MAFFRNLSKKKGEKEPAIGKEGFRALWGIFRFILPYKHYFIPGLICLFFSSTILMAFPYFIGELIGEAVKIQQNESETSLWGIAIILFAILGAQSIFSFFRVYLFAQANERAIADMRATLYEKFMFLPITFYDKRRSGELFSRITADVSSIQEAFSTTLAELIRQTLTLVVGIAFLLVINMKLTFFMIGTLPIVILSAVFFGKFIRKLSKETQDTVAKTNVVVEETLQAISTVKAFANEFLELTRYKKRLDDVVAISLRTATYRGVFISFIIFVLMGSIVVMLWFASNLVAQGEIGVDGLVSFAIYAVFIGGSIGGLGEIYSNLQKAVGATDRIEEILNQTEEPRKEGIKNESLQGEVSYENVKFAYPTRPDIEVLKGIDLNIKAGEKVALVGHSGAGKSTIIQTLLRFYDVSNGDIKIDGKSIGQFDLHTYRSQIGMVPQEVILFGGTIRENIAYGNPNATEEEIRMAAKKANALDFIEKFPEGLNTLVGERGVQLSGGQRQRVAIARAILRDPKILILDEATSSLDSASEKMVQDALEHLMQGRTTIIIAHRLSTIRKVDRIYVLDEGQVSESGTHSQLAEQDGMYQHLLSLQVEK, encoded by the coding sequence ATGGCATTTTTTAGAAACTTATCGAAAAAGAAAGGAGAAAAGGAACCTGCAATAGGCAAAGAAGGCTTTCGCGCTTTGTGGGGAATCTTCCGTTTCATCTTACCTTACAAACATTACTTCATCCCAGGACTTATTTGTCTATTCTTCTCAAGTACAATCTTGATGGCATTTCCATATTTTATTGGAGAACTGATAGGAGAGGCAGTAAAGATTCAACAAAATGAGTCGGAGACAAGTCTTTGGGGAATTGCAATCATCTTGTTTGCAATATTAGGTGCGCAGAGTATCTTCTCGTTTTTTAGAGTATATCTTTTCGCACAAGCCAATGAAAGGGCTATTGCAGATATGCGCGCGACGCTTTATGAGAAATTCATGTTCTTACCAATTACTTTTTATGATAAAAGAAGGTCGGGAGAACTGTTCAGTCGTATTACAGCAGATGTGTCTTCTATTCAGGAAGCATTTTCAACGACATTGGCTGAGTTGATTCGTCAGACTTTAACATTGGTGGTAGGAATAGCATTCCTATTGGTGATAAACATGAAGCTAACATTCTTCATGATCGGGACTTTACCAATCGTAATCCTTTCAGCTGTTTTCTTCGGAAAATTTATCCGTAAGCTATCAAAAGAAACTCAAGATACAGTAGCAAAAACAAATGTAGTGGTAGAAGAAACTTTACAAGCTATTTCTACCGTAAAAGCTTTTGCTAATGAATTCTTGGAGTTGACAAGATATAAGAAAAGACTTGACGATGTTGTAGCGATCTCTCTACGTACAGCTACTTACAGAGGTGTTTTTATTTCCTTCATCATTTTTGTATTGATGGGAAGTATTGTCGTGATGCTTTGGTTTGCGAGTAATTTGGTTGCTCAAGGTGAAATTGGTGTAGATGGCTTGGTATCTTTTGCGATTTATGCTGTTTTCATTGGGGGATCAATTGGAGGTTTAGGAGAAATCTATAGTAACCTTCAGAAAGCTGTAGGTGCTACAGATCGTATTGAGGAAATCTTAAACCAAACGGAAGAGCCAAGAAAAGAGGGTATCAAAAATGAATCTTTACAAGGAGAAGTCTCTTATGAAAATGTAAAGTTTGCTTATCCTACACGACCTGATATTGAGGTGTTGAAAGGAATTGACTTGAATATCAAAGCAGGTGAAAAAGTTGCTTTGGTTGGTCATAGTGGGGCAGGAAAATCTACAATCATTCAGACCTTGCTTAGGTTCTATGATGTATCGAACGGAGATATTAAAATTGATGGAAAGTCAATCGGTCAGTTTGACTTACACACTTACCGTTCTCAGATTGGTATGGTTCCTCAAGAGGTAATCTTGTTTGGTGGTACTATTCGTGAGAATATTGCTTACGGTAATCCAAACGCTACTGAAGAGGAAATCAGAATGGCAGCCAAGAAAGCAAATGCACTAGACTTCATCGAGAAATTCCCTGAAGGCTTGAATACTTTAGTGGGAGAAAGAGGGGTACAGTTGTCAGGTGGTCAGCGCCAGCGAGTAGCTATTGCTAGAGCAATATTGAGAGATCCTAAGATTTTAATTTTGGATGAAGCGACAAGTTCACTAGATTCGGCTTCTGAAAAGATGGTACAAGATGCTTTGGAGCATTTAATGCAAGGAAGGACAACCATTATAATTGCACATCGTTTATCAACGATTAGAAAAGTGGATCGCATTTATGTACTTGACGAAGGTCAGGTTTCAGAAAGCGGTACACACTCTCAATTGGCTGAACAAGACGGAATGTATCAACATTTACTCAGCCTACAAGTAGAAAAATAA
- a CDS encoding sensor histidine kinase, with translation MLQDENIEEIRILLIDDDEDDYIITSDLIDEIGSNHKYHLDWISSYEEGIETIYKEIHDVYIVDYRLGIHSGLDLIHDIRQNMLRPFILLTGQGDRSLDEKAMQMGAVDYLVKGTIDADTLERSIRHSIQHVNNLRKIQRLNEALESRVEERTQQLNTAVANLQMANQDLQREIKERKRAEQAVRKSQKIYKKIAQNFPGGLIAVLNRQYHYDFIDGKGLEELNVEKESVLNKKFLANAIRNNYSGAELNIYYEILNRVFVKQEEAIFDLELNGHMYAANVVPLPSSDDQEPEQVLMVAKNITEQRRAENEIRKALKKEKELNELKTRFVSMASHEFRTPLSTIMSSVSLISRYTTEEQDEKRQKHIQRIKTSVNNLTQILNDFLSISKLEEEGGNRANFKYINLMELVHEVKEEMSAVKKSGQRILYTHEGDETSIYSDKQHLKNILINLVSNAIKYSSTDKEIKIETKCTDEHTYIKVTDQGIGIPEADQQYLFKRFFRAENAMNIQGTGLGLNIVKKYLDILKGHITFDSKQDVGTTFTITLPKKYKSE, from the coding sequence ATGCTTCAAGACGAAAACATAGAAGAAATCCGAATATTGCTCATCGATGATGATGAAGATGACTACATCATAACGAGCGATCTCATAGATGAGATAGGATCCAATCATAAATATCACCTTGACTGGATTTCATCTTATGAAGAAGGGATTGAAACTATTTATAAAGAAATCCACGATGTCTATATCGTAGACTATCGATTGGGTATTCATAGCGGTTTGGATCTTATCCATGATATCCGCCAGAACATGCTACGCCCATTCATTCTGCTTACAGGTCAAGGAGACCGTTCGCTAGATGAAAAGGCCATGCAAATGGGTGCTGTAGATTACCTTGTAAAAGGAACAATAGATGCAGACACACTAGAACGTTCTATCCGCCACAGTATACAACACGTAAACAACCTTCGTAAAATTCAACGTCTCAACGAAGCCTTAGAAAGCCGAGTTGAAGAAAGAACGCAACAGCTCAATACCGCAGTAGCCAACCTACAAATGGCCAACCAAGATTTACAACGAGAAATCAAGGAGCGAAAAAGAGCAGAACAAGCCGTTCGAAAAAGTCAGAAAATCTATAAGAAAATTGCTCAGAACTTCCCTGGTGGTCTTATAGCTGTACTCAACCGTCAGTATCATTACGATTTTATTGATGGAAAAGGACTAGAAGAATTGAACGTTGAAAAGGAAAGTGTACTGAACAAAAAGTTCTTAGCAAATGCTATTCGTAATAACTATTCGGGTGCAGAACTCAATATTTATTATGAAATACTAAATCGCGTTTTTGTAAAACAAGAAGAAGCGATTTTTGACCTAGAGCTTAATGGTCATATGTATGCTGCCAATGTGGTACCTTTACCTTCTAGCGATGATCAAGAACCAGAACAGGTTCTTATGGTTGCTAAGAATATCACAGAACAGCGTAGAGCCGAAAACGAAATTCGTAAAGCGCTCAAAAAAGAGAAAGAACTCAATGAGCTAAAAACACGATTCGTGTCTATGGCTTCTCATGAGTTTAGAACTCCTTTGAGTACGATTATGTCTTCTGTTTCCCTCATCTCTCGTTACACAACCGAAGAGCAAGACGAGAAAAGACAGAAACACATCCAACGTATCAAAACAAGTGTAAACAACCTTACACAAATCTTGAACGACTTCTTATCGATCAGTAAGCTTGAAGAAGAAGGAGGAAACCGTGCAAACTTCAAATACATCAATTTGATGGAGCTTGTACATGAGGTTAAGGAAGAAATGAGTGCTGTCAAAAAATCGGGGCAACGTATCCTTTATACCCATGAAGGAGATGAAACCTCAATTTATTCTGACAAACAGCACCTCAAGAATATATTAATCAATTTAGTTTCAAATGCCATCAAGTACTCTTCTACCGACAAAGAGATTAAGATAGAAACAAAGTGTACAGATGAGCATACATACATTAAAGTTACCGACCAAGGAATAGGTATTCCTGAAGCTGACCAACAGTACCTTTTCAAGCGCTTTTTCAGAGCTGAAAATGCCATGAATATTCAAGGAACAGGACTGGGACTAAATATTGTCAAAAAATATCTAGATATTCTCAAAGGGCATATTACTTTTGATAGTAAGCAAGACGTCGGAACAACTTTCACGATCACATTGCCAAAAAAATACAAATCTGAATAA